A window of the Maniola hyperantus chromosome 16, iAphHyp1.2, whole genome shotgun sequence genome harbors these coding sequences:
- the IntS11 gene encoding integrator complex subunit 11 encodes MPEIKITPLGAGQDVGRSCILLSMGGKNIMLDCGMHMGYNDERRFPDFSYIVPEGPITSQIDCVIISHFHLDHCGALPYMSEMVGYTGPIYMTHPTKAIAPILLEDMRKVAVERKGESNFFTSQMIKDCIKKVTAVTLHQSVMVDNELEIKAYYAGHVLGAAMFWIKVGSQSVVYTGDYNMTPDRHLGAAWIDKCRPDLLISESTYATTIRDSKRCRERDFLKKVHECVEKGGKVLIPVFALGRAQELCILLETYWERMNLKYPVYFALGLTEKANNYYKMFITWTNQKIRKTFVQRNMFDFKHIKPFDKSYIENPGAMVVFATPGMLHAGLSLNIFKKWAPYEQNMLIMPGFCVQGTVGHKILNGAKKVEFENRQVVEVKMAVEYMSFSAHADAKGIMQLIQYCEPKNVLLVHGEAQKMEFLKDKIEKEFKISCYMPANGETTTITTPTKIPIDVSLRLLKAEAVRYNAQPPDPKRRRVIHGVLCVKDNRLSLLDLDEMCDEIGINRHIIRFTSTVRFDDPGPSVKTAEKLKTLLAEKLQGWSITISDGNISVESVLIKVEGDDDSTKSIYVSWTNQDEDLGSYILGLLQSMVQ; translated from the coding sequence ATGCCGGAAATTAAGATTACTCCACTAGGCGCTGGCCAAGATGTCGGGAGAAGCTGTATTTTGCTATCCATGGGAGGTAAAAACATTATGCTCGATTGTGGGATGCATATGGGTTACAATGACGAGAGAAGGTTCCCTGACTTCTCTTACATCGTTCCAGAAGGTCCTATCACCAGTCAGATCGACTGTGTCATCATATCACATTTCCATCTTGACCATTGTGGCGCCCTTCCTTACATGTCCGAGATGGTCGGTTACACAGGCCCTATATACATGACCCACCCAACAAAAGCCATAGCACCCATTTTACTAGAAGACATGAGGAAAGTCGCAGTGGAAAGGAAGGGAGAGTCGAACTTCTTCACTTCGCAAATGATTAAAGATTGCATCAAGAAAGTGACAGCAGTAACATTGCATCAATCAGTCATGGTTGATAACGAGTTAGAAATAAAAGCTTATTATGCTGGCCATGTACTTGGTGCTGCTATGTTCTGGATCAAAGTTGGGTCCCAATCTGTTGTGTACACGGGAGACTACAATATGACTCCAGATAGACACTTAGGTGCAGCGTGGATTGATAAGTGTAGACCGGACTTGTTAATTTCTGAGTCTACATATGCAACTACCATAAGAGATTCAAAGCGTTGTCGTGAAAGAGATTTCTTGAAGAAAGTGCATGAATGTGTGGAAAAGGGAGGCAAAGTTCTTATACCGGTTTTTGCTTTAGGCAGAGCTCAAGAACTGTGCATCTTGCTGGAAACATATTGGGAACGTATGAACTTAAAATATCCTGTCTACTTTGCTTTGGGATTAACGGAAAAAGCTAACAACTATTACAAAATGTTCATCACATGGACTAACCAAAAGATTCGAAAGACCTTTGTACAAAGGAATATGTTTGATTTTAAACATATCAAGCCTTTTGACAAATCTTACATTGAAAACCCTGGAGCTATGGTGGTATTTGCCACACCGGGCATGTTGCATGCAGGGTTATCTTTGAACATATTCAAAAAATGGGCACCATACGAGCAGAACATGTTGATTATGCCCGGTTTCTGTGTCCAAGGCACTGTCGGACACAAAATTTTGAATGGTGCTAAAAAGGTTGAATTTGAAAACCGCCAAGTTGTGGAAGTCAAAATGGCTGTGGAGTACATGTCCTTTTCGGCGCACGCTGACGCCAAGGGCATTATGCAGTTGATCCAGTACTGTGAACCAAAGAATGTATTGCTAGTGCATGGAGAAGCTCAAAAGATGGAATTTTTGAAGGATAAAATTGAGAAAGAGTTCAAGATTAGCTGTTACATGCCAGCTAATGGAGAAACAACTACAATAACGACTCCTACTAAAATACCTATTGATGTATCTTTACGATTGTTGAAAGCTGAGGCGGTTCGGTACAACGCTCAGCCTCCAGACCCGAAACGGAGAAGAGTAATCCATGGAGTTCTATGTGTCAAAGACAATAGACTTTCTTTATTAGATTTAGATGAAATGTGTGATGAAATAGGTATAAACCGACACATTATTAGGTTTACAAGCACAGTACGATTTGACGACCCTGGCCCATCTGTTAAAACCGCTGAAAAGCTGAAAACTTTGTTAGCAGAGAAGTTGCAAGGTTGGTCAATAACCATATCAGATGGCAACATATCAGTAGAGTCTGTCCTTATAAAGGTTGAAGGGGACGATGATAGTACTAAAAGCATTTATGTGTCATGGACAAATCAGGATGAAGACTTGGGAAGTTACATTCTAGGATTACTACAATCTATGGTTCAGTAA
- the Gmd gene encoding GDP-mannose 4,6 dehydratase → MSGEGSSMNGNRKVALITGITGQDGSYLAEFLIEKGYEVHGILRRSSSFNTGRIQHLYGQPACHTGGQMHLHYGDLTDTTCLISIITKIRPKEIYNLGAQSHVKVSFELSEYTAQVDALGTLRLLEAVRTAGLEKHTKIYQASTSELYGKVVEVPQTEKTPFYPRSPYACAKLYGYWIVVNYREAYSMFACNGLLFNHESPRRGENFVTRKITRGVAKIQLGLMKTLELGNLDSKRDWGHAKDYVEAMWLMLQQEEPEDFVVATGESHSVREFVEKAFEYVGRQVTWKGTGVDETGHDADTDELLVTVNPKYFRPTEVDLLLGDPSKAKQKLGWTPRVTFDQLVKDMMEADLQLMKKNPQA, encoded by the exons ATGTCCGGCGAGGGTTCAAGCATGAATGGAAACAGGAAGGTGGCGTTAATCACTGGTATAACTGGacag GATGGATCATATCTTGCAGAGTTCTTAATAGAGAAAGGTTACGAAGTTCATGGAATACTCAGAAGATCATCGTCATTTAATACAG GTCGCATTCAGCATTTATACGGacagccggcgtgccacacggGCGGACAGATGCATTTACACTACGGAGACCTCACTGACACCACCTGCCTTATTAGTATTATCACTAAG ATAAGACCCAAAGAAATATACAATCTAGGAGCCCAATCACACGTCAAAGTGTCCTTCGAACTGAGCGAGTACACAGCGCAAGTTGACGCTCTAGGTACTCTAAGGTTATTAGAAGCAGTCAGAACAGCGGGGTTAGAGAAACACACTAAGATATACCAGGCATCTACCTCTGAGCTTTACGGGAAGGTGGTGGAAGTTCCGCAGACTGAAAAGACGCCGTTTTACCCCCGATCGCCTTACG CATGTGCGAAGCTATACGGCTATTGGATAGTAGTAAATTACCGAGAAGCGTACAGCATGTTTGCATGCAACGGCCTGCTCTTCAACCACGAGAGCCCGCGCCGTGGGGAGAACTTCGTCACGAGGAAGATAACGCGCGGCGTCGCCAAGATACAGCTCGGGCTCATGAAGACTCTGGAACTGGGGAACCTGGACAGCAAGAGAGACTGGGGACACGCCAAAGATTATGTTGAG GCTATGTGGTTAATGCTACAACAAGAGGAACCAGAAGACTTCGTGGTCGCGACTGGGGAATCGCACAGCGTTAGAGAATTTGTGGAGAAAGCCTTTGAATACGTCGGCAGACAAGTGACTTGGAAGGGCACAGGCGTGGACGAGACCGGCCATGACGCTGACACGGATGAGTTGCTGGTCACTGTCAACCCTAAATACTTCCGACCTACTGAAGTG GACCTACTTCTTGGAGATCCATCGAAAGCTAAGCAGAAGCTCGGCTGGACCCCACGCGTGACCTTCGACCAGCTAGTAAAAGACATGATGGAAGCTGACCTCCAGCTTATGAAGAAGAACCCGCAAGCGTAG
- the LOC117989752 gene encoding myb-like protein X, with protein sequence MELTQRLECTQELYSDNLREKTYREQIGFLGICGTKYPLKKGPNKIGRDPEICNIVLNLNSISRQHAVINILNSRDFMLMDLDSANKTKLSDKTLPPYIPHPLKNGDMVQFGEIFGVFRLLQEENDLPMTQAMEIPDTPVHNRQVSKINIHATTIPESPEISDKEDSFIAASQQKPKNVFKSPNNNFLKSSGKTISIKPIGTNKIDNVYWSSSKKSDSFSMESNVSDNLNDSLTSPCDSRTNVNEQSIHEIDTQIPYINHNVTKQIHELDTQVTYANQNESIDSIYNANTQIVESTDSLNIHEMETQLPAQDHLPEVYKIQEQENLRINFSTDNKENVNNIYNAETQMPFDDKPVSPKDSIHNAETQVVLNVKPVSPRFNENLNIKPKLSSSSNVSDEIILFDEIDNEPLQNDFESQQLLSPKLNIENQIETDAINTESQDIYFVPRKRANRIESDSSTDCEDIHIAATQIIPEINNDDDLTDCEDESNVILKPNKNLRKPPNIDENVTDCEDNLNENDVIQPNNVVENIEDLPTQILDDTKIDEEVTKMANKDDSFENLPTQIIIIEENKSTKSTHEQKSDISDLPTQVLDPVPQKGTCFEEALTQQIYSEEVVKFKIPFQSPVKKKKKADVNLDKSSTVIEITDDDDEKYYAATQELFNDLCSQKALSPEVDVLNNDKNQFTKKGDSMTRSFQSDSSESIDADKKVDEFVSNLTCSQIEDVVGVQKKVPVLKKLPSDGSDIVATPKKIDCLSVLETDLPNTQEIKTGISLQPNSDTESFKDDLSESEVNSEQSTPIKMKLKQEVTRKIRINLSDKFDPETKPVRSSSRVRKPTEKIQNCDEIFKDIAEKILKPASTKAREIKIDRRSSNENNDKRRKEKSNTSKVEDYAQFNKSSASAKDQGDTKKNNSIKVETENPEKHKTKRARKPKQKYETIDHVKPDIKKTTSEESNEKIHSNSTTRSTRSKQKEEGKRKDKLNSSSKTSKSPEKDKIRSDASTKSDKKSNKERSKALETERKGTTTKERSTELEVKEKPSKERSRSPELEVKKRPHKERSKSPEIKTKRRPVRSLENENKRQSTKEKSKSPEKEQPRQTIKQSEKSILKAEETKVRRSKRKGAKKSEEPIITQPPKHEHSTVYSTISISSDTSNDSPNKLKRPASSELEIPNAKKLRSFSNKSMRATPARKNKTQYVLFTAFANDEVKSKLEKLGAVVVTDVLTCTVVLTLQIKRTFKLLCAVGLGKPIVGPNWVQACADTNMIVDPWLYILKDEVTERRFKFNLQQTLVGKREFLKGYNVSCTPNVVPNALEMKLIVECSGGKWKEEGCNWVCVSTPSDKELWADLKRRGAVVVSTEFILGGVLKQKLDIKKNILYYGPRTFESYDVSRTR encoded by the exons ATGGAATTAACGCAACGGCTTGAGTGTACACAAGAACTTTATTCAGACAATCTACGTGAAAAAACATATCGAGAGCAG ATTGGTTTTCTGGGTATTTGCGGCACTAAGTATCCACTTAAAAAGGGTCCTAATAAAATAGGAAGAGATCCAGAAATATGCAATATCGTCCTCAATTTGAAT TCCATATCAAGACAGCATGCTGTTATAAACATATTAAACAGCCGAGATTTTATGCTGATGGATTTGGACTCCGCAAACAAGACAAAATTGTCAGat AAAACATTGCCACCATACATACCTCACCCTTTGAAAAATGGAGATATGGTTCAATTTGGTGAGATTTTTGGAGTGTTCAGACTACTTCAGGAAGAGAATGATCTGCCAATGACACAGGCCATGGAAATTCCTGATACACCGGTGCACAACCGTCAGGTCTCAAAGATCAATATACATGCTACAACTATACCTGAATCACCAGAAATTAGTGACAAG GAAGATTCATTTATTGCAGCATCACAACAAAAAccaaaaaatgttttcaaaagcccAAACAATAATTTTTTGAAGTCAAGTGGcaaaacaatatcaattaaacCCATTGGTACGAATAAAATTGATAATGTGTATTGGAGTTCCTCTAAAAAGTCTGACTCTTTTAGTATGGAGTCAAATGTTTCTGATAATCTTAATGATTCATTGACATCGCCATGCGATTCGCGTACTAACGTTAATGAGCAAAGTATCCATGAAATAGATACACAAATTCCATATATAAATCACAATGTAACTAAACAAATTCACGAATTGGATACACAAGTAACATATGCAAACCAAAACGAAAGTATAGATTCTATTTATAATGCCAACACTCAAATTGTAGAAAGTACAGATTCCCTTAACATTCATGAAATGGAAACGCAATTGCCAGCACAAGATCATCTGCCAGAAGTTTACAAAATACAAGAGCAAGAAAACCTGCGAATTAATTTTAGTACcgataataaagaaaatgtcaATAATATTTACAATGCTGAAACGCAAATGCCATTTGATGACAAACCTGTATCACCAAAAGATAGTATACACAATGCAGAAACGCAAGTGGTATTGAATGTTAAACCTGTATCGCCAAGATTTAACGAGAATCTGAATATTAAACCTAAATTATCTAGTTCTAGTAATGTTTCAGATGAAATAATACTGTTTGACGAAATCGATAATGAACCATTACAAAATGATTTTGAGTCTCAACAATTGCTTTCacctaaattaaatattgaaaaccAAATAGAAACTGATGCAATTAATACAGAATCTCAAGACATTTATTTTGTTCCACGAAAACGAGCTAACAGGATTGAATCTGACAGTTCCACTGACTGTGAAGATATACATATAGCTGCTACTCAGATAATAcctgaaataaataatgatgACGACTTAACTGATTGTGAAGATGAATCGAACGTTATTTTGAAACCAAATAAAAATCTAAGAAAACCACCCAACATTGATGAGAATGTTACTGATTGTGAAgataatttaaatgaaaatgacGTAATCCAACCAAATAATGTGGTAGAAAATATAGAAGATTTACCAACTCAAATTTTGGATGACACGAAAATTGATGAAGAAGTTACAAAAATGGCCAACAAAGATGATAGTTTTGAAAACTTACcaactcaaataataattattgaagaAAATAAAAGTACTAAAAGTACTCATGAACAAAAATCTGACATCTCGGATTTACCGACACAAGTTTTAGACCCCGTGCCCCAAAAAGGAACTTGTTTCGAAGAAGCTCTAACTCAACAAATTTATTCCGAGGAAGTtgtgaaatttaaaattccttTTCAGTCACCCgtcaaaaagaagaaaaaagctGACGTAAATCTTGACAAAAGTAGTACAGTTATTGAAATAACTGACGACGATGATGAGAAATATTACGCAGCTACACAAGAGCTATTTAATGACTTATGTTCACAAAAAGCTCTGTCGCCAGAAGTCGATGTCTTAAATAATGACAAAAaccaatttacaaaaaaaggaGACAGCATGACTAGATCTTTTCAAAGTGATTCATCTGAAAGCATTGATGCAGACAAAAAAGTCGATGAATTTGTTTCCAATTTAACGTGTTCACAAATTGAAGACGTAGTTGGAGTTCAAAAAAAAGTCCCTGTTCTAAAAAAGCTGCCTAGTGATGGCTCAGATATTGTAGCCACTCCAAAAAAGATAGATTGCCTTTCAGTATTAGAAACTGATTTGCCTAACACGCAAGAAATCAAAACTGGGATTTCGTTACAACCTAATTCAGACACTGAATCATTTAAGGACGACCTTAGCGAGTCAGAGGTTAATTCGGAGCAAAGTACACCAATCAAAATGAAACTTAAACAGGAAGTGACACGCAAAATCAGAATTAACCTCTCGGATAAGTTTGATCCTGAAACAAAACCTGTAAGAAGTAGCTCTCGAGTGCGAAAACCAACGGAGAAGATACAAAACTGCGACGAAATTTTTAAAGATATAGCCGAAAAAATACTAAAGCCTGCTTCAACTAAAGCGCgagaaattaaaattgacagacgatcttcaaatgaaaataatgataaacGCAGGAAAGAGAAATCAAATACAAGTAAAGTTGAAGACTATGCTCAATTTAATAAAAGCAGTGCTAGCGCTAAAGATCAGGGtgatactaaaaaaaataactcaATAAAAGTAGAAACAGAGAACCCTGAGAAACATAAAACTAAAAGAGCCAGAAAGCCAAAACAAAAGTACGAGACGATCGACCACGTTAAGcctgatataaaaaaaactacctcAGAGGAGTCTAATGAAAAGATTCATTCAAATAGTACAACTAGAAGTACACGCAGTAAACAAAAAGAAGAaggaaaaagaaaagataaattaAATTCCAGCAGCAAAACATCTAAATCACCAGAAAAGGATAAAATAAGATCAGACGCAAGTACTAAAAGCGATAAGAAATCTAATAAAGAAAGATCTAAAGCTCTGGAAACAGAAAGAAAAGGAACAACTACTAAAGAAAGAAGTACAGAGTTAGAAGTAAAGGAAAAACCTAGTAAAGAACGATCTAGGTCTCCGGAGTTAGAAGTAAAGAAAAGACCTCATAAAGAAAGATCTAAGTCTCCTGAAATTAAAACAAAGAGAAGACCTGTTAGATCCTTAGAGAACGAAAATAAAAGGCAATCTACgaaagaaaaatctaaatccccAGAAAAGGAGCAACCAAGACAGACTATTAAACAAAGTGAGAAATCTATTCTAAAGGCAGAAGAAACAAAAGTAAGGCGTAGTAAAAGAAAGGGTGCTAAGAAATCAGAAGAACCAATAATAACACAACCACCAAAACACGAACATAGTACTGTGTACAGTACTATCAGTATATCATCAGATACAAGTAACGATTCACCAAATAAACTCAAAAGGCCTGCAAGTTCTGAACTTGAGATTCCTAATGCAAAGAAACTTAGAAGCTTTAGTAATAAGTCGATGCGAGCTACACCGGCTAGGAAAAATAAGACGCAGTACGTCTTATTCACCGCATTTGCTAACGACGAAGTGAAGAGTAAACTGGAGAAGTTAG GTGCTGTGGTAGTAACGGACGTGCTGACCTGCACAGTGGTGCTGACGCTACAGATTAAGAGGACATTCAAGCTTCTCTGCGCCGTTGGCCTCGGCAAGCCAATCGTTGGTCCCAATTGGGTTCAAGCTTGCGCTGACACTAATATGATTGTTG ATCCATGGCTGTACATATTGAAAGACGAAGTGACCGAAAGGAGGTTTAAATTCAACTTGCAACAGACGCTCGTCGGCAAGAGGGAGTTTCTGAAGGGATACAACGTGTCATGCACACCCAATGTTGTGCCCAATGCACTAGAAATGAAGC TGATAGTGGAATGTTCGGGCGGAAAATGGAAGGAGGAAGGATGTAACTGGGTTTGTGTGTCGACGCCAAGCGACAAGGAGCTGTGGGCCGACCTCAAGCGACGTGGCGCCGTCGTGGTCTCCACAGAGTTCATACTAGGAGGCGTGCTCAAACAGAAACTTGACATTAAGAAGAATATCTTGTACTACGGACCGAGGACTTTTGAATCTTATGATGTTAGTCGTACTCGATAA
- the LOC117989683 gene encoding uncharacterized protein: MENQKGSSDGEDIPSDFFDDFSKEEFIEGLSVVDSWDDTDKKLRATRTRISAEDLNKVDDLRDLIVREKKEDKTIVKDRFRWRRIVPQSQSKTTTEQRRSGSASRLDSYIKPGSRRDPSKTNQAIKKDKEEKVKEYLAKHLESSDDIRPPGTELDDFFEAKKTTESKKQPSEAKLIMVSPPRERQMKIRRESPIKRRETGREPLPSRRHWSPRRSDFPAHSPRKSPRRSPRRSPRRSSPRRASPRRFSPRRSSPNKNIRRNQRPSPRRQGLGRKGPKSRSPLKHSHRRSRSRSPNFRDREVRRRSRSRSRNRRIDEDDFLYPKDYYPPDFAIAKPEIQYPGPPLPLYTEPMIVEYPGEVPPGFPYPQGAPPYSGYGAPYEYQAPPVAPMVMPAPQPVPAPILPPVMPGPGAMPPGVAPAMVPAPKPMTAPMIPDRSMAPRMSEPVREPPADALAKLVADGILSHEDYLKLAPNKGVSHVMDTPAKVAVLNRINTALSKLGSLTVPSRLLVNNNTITAGAEQKQVLPKFCSPLKRQAAVEFNFTKSDSATVTQRNKQVVELVVRTLNLHNVIGKPKKKSSKNTKDAETQTTKPFCDVCEIRDSTSYNDIGTSIDREQFFSTVHTQVVEQDLVSSKTVFNPSGSIADSAPISIAHMTPAQLVSQLAARAKTLKQTDPAPSNQYRNPHNSYDYDGRSGGSQYQHHGNNYDYRY; this comes from the exons ATGGAGAACCAAAAGGGTTCGTCCGATGGGGAGGATATTCCTAGTGatttttttgatgatttttcTAAAGAGGAGTTCATAGAAGGTCTCAGTGTGGTCGATAGTTGGGACGACACCGATAAGAAGCTGCGTGCCACACGAACACGAATCAGCGCAGAAGACCTGAATAAAGTTGACGATCTTCGGGATCTTATAGTGCgagaaaaaaaagaagataagACTATCGTGAAGGACAGGTTCCGTTGGAGACGAATCGTGCCGCAGTCTCAGAGCAAGACTACAACTGAACAACGTCGATCAGGCAGCGCGAGCCGGTTGGACAGCTACATCAAGCCGGGCAGCCGCCGCGACCCCAGCAAAACTAACCAAGCCATCAAGAAGGACAAAGAAGAAAAAGTGAAAGAGTACTTGGCCAAGCATCTAGAGTCGAGTGATGACATACGTCCACCTGGAACAGAATTGGATGATTTTTTTGAAGCTAAAAAAACGACGGAATCTAAAAAACAACCCTCTGAAGCAAAATTAATCATGGTGTCACCGCCCAGAGAACGTCAGATGAAAATTCGTCGAGAATCACCTATTAAGCGAAGGGAGACCGGCAGGGAACCACTTCCATCAAGACGGCATTGGAGTCCGCGGCGTTCTGACTTTCCAGCACACAGTCCGCGTAAAAGTCCACGACGCAGTCCTCGGCGGAGTCCGCGTCGCTCAAGTCCTCGCCGCGCCAGTCCGCGACGCTTCAGTCCCCGACGTTCCAGTCCAAACAAGAACATCCGCCGAAACCAGCGGCCGAGTCCACGTAGACAGGGTCTGGGACGCAAGGGCCCTAAATCAAGGTCGCCATTGAAGCACTCGCACCGGCGGTCCCGTTCACGCTCGCCGAATTTCAGAGATCGGGAAGTCCGTCGACGTTCAAGGTCGCGGTCCCGAAATCGCAGAATCGATGAAGATGATTTCCTTTATCCTAAAGATTACTATCCGCCTGATTTTGCCATAGCAAAACCAGAAATTCAATACCCAGGTCCCCCTTTACCACTGTACACCGAACCTATGATTGTGGAATACCCGGGAGAGGTGCCTCCGGGCTTTCCTTATCCGCAAGGTGCACCACCTTACAGTGGGTATGGAGCTCCATATGAGTATCAAGCTCCACCTGTTGCACCTATGGTAATGCCGGCTCCCCAGCCTGTTCCTGCGCCCATCCTCCCCCCAGTCATGCCTGGTCCAGGAGCTATGCCTCCCGGCGTAGCCCCTGCCATGGTGCCAGCTCCTAAACCGATGACTGCTCCGATGATACCAGACCGTTCTATGGCCCCTCGGATGTCCGAACCAGTAAGAGAACCACCGGCCGATGCTTTGGCAaaa TTAGTAGCAGATGGAATATTGTCACATGAAGATTACCTGAAGCTCGCACCAAATAAAG GTGTTAGCCATGTCATGGATACTCCAGCAAAGGTGGCCG TTTTGAACCGCATCAACACAGCGTTATCCAAACTAGGTAGTCTAACAGTGCCATCCCGATTGTTAGTCAACAACAACACAATAACAGCTGGAGCGGAACAGAAGCAAGTACTTCCAAAATTCTGCTCTCCATTGAAACGACAAGCAGCCGTGGAATTTAACTTTACCAAGTCGGATTCTGCAACGGTCACACAACGGAACAAGCAAGTGGTCGAGCTCGTCGTGCGTACGTTAAATCTTCACAATGTGATTGGAAAGCCCAAGAAGAAATCTTCGAAGAACACGAAGGATGCAGAAACCCAGACAACGAAGCCGTTCTGTGATGTGTGTGAAATTCGTGATTCTACAAGTTACAACGATATAGGGACATCTATCGATCGTGAACAATTTTTTTCCACAGTTCACACTCAAGTGGTGGAACAAGATCTGGTTAGTTCTAAGACAGTGTTCAACCCCAGTGGCAGCATAGCAGACAGTGCTCCGATCTCCATAGCTCACATGACTCCGGCTCAACTGGTGTCGCAGCTTGCAGCTCGAGCCAAGACCCTGAAGCAGACTGATCCTGCACCTTCCAACCAGTACAGGAATCCCCACAACAGCTATGACTATGATGGCCGTAGCGGTGGCAGTCAATATCAACACCATGGAAATAATTATGActatagatattaa